The Candidatus Poribacteria bacterium nucleotide sequence CTTGCTTACAGCGTGAATGTCTTCTCATCGTCAAGTGCCATCAGTGCGAACCATGTATTGATGTCCGTACGCTCTGGAGCAATTCGGCTGATCATTTTCGCCATGAGTGCCGTGTAGCGTTCATCCGTGGGACCCATCTGGATCATCCGTTCGTTATAGGCTTCAATATCTGCTTCATTTTTCGGATGATTCGCCTTCAGCCACGCCTCAAGCTCTGCATCGGTTGCCGACGTTTTCAATGCTTCAGCAAATTCTGCTGCAGATATACCAAGGAAACCCAGCGTTGCCCGATCGATCCCCGAATCTTCACCGTAAAAATAAGCACCGAGCGTGTTGCTATTAGAGGCGCGCCCTTTGTCAATCAACCGTGCAAGTTGAACCATTCCGTAGACATCCGTGTTGTAGGGACTTCGTGGCGCGCGGCGGTTGAGATCAACAATACCGAAACTCAACTGATCGTCCACGTCCTGAAGCATAACCCATGTGGTAATGTCTGTGCGGGTCGGATCTACTTCTTGACAGCGCGCTTCAAACCGTTCCCGTGTCGCTTCGTTGGGTCCGTAGTTTACCAACGTCTGATTGAATTCATCGATTTCGTCCTGCGATTTACCGCAGTTTTCCAGTACCCAGGCACCGAGTTCGAGATTATTCGGGTTGTTGACCGCTGCTTCCTGAAAATCAGCAGCGGAAATA carries:
- a CDS encoding DUF5069 domain-containing protein; translation: MDLIRQPPRRPSNLGIAGIVGVARMTDKARAHNAETLGDYIYGESSGLDQRVLTFLGISADAYAEAVDEHDDAALGHWVLETSGKTAAEIAEFNDAALSQLPDTEGHKQRLKERLARFAPGRTDITTVLQSMELDDWGSFWQVDLTAGPPRSARAKDVGGICGVARMTDKARAERAGKIGEYLYGEASGQDIRILAFLGISAADFQEAAVNNPNNLELGAWVLENCGKSQDEIDEFNQTLVNYGPNEATRERFEARCQEVDPTRTDITTWVMLQDVDDQLSFGIVDLNRRAPRSPYNTDVYGMVQLARLIDKGRASNSNTLGAYFYGEDSGIDRATLGFLGISAAEFAEALKTSATDAELEAWLKANHPKNEADIEAYNERMIQMGPTDERYTALMAKMISRIAPERTDINTWFALMALDDEKTFTL